From Streptomyces griseorubiginosus, one genomic window encodes:
- a CDS encoding ABC transporter ATP-binding protein, translating into MQIQDLPYPDPGVPDARSGSRFLWWLFRNQLGGQLKSLAWGLLHFLSVSALPFCVGVAVQAVVDHSGRRLALAGGLLAVCCVGNAVGDTFLHRTAVTNWITAAARVQQLLAHKAAHLGSALTRRVAAGEVVAVSTGDVEKIGWFVEAWSRFTAAAVTIVVVCVGMVVYQPALGVVVAVGLPVLALSVLPLLPKATKRADFQREKAGRATELASDTVAGLRVLRGIGGEELFLDRYRKASQEVRHAAVRSARMWSLIAAIQVVLPGLLLIAVVWYGVHLAQQGRVEVGELVAVYSSVMILTYPLRHFEEIAMAYSFSRPSAKRAAGVLSLERATSADGARGAEDTGEVGRSEGLGSAGRSEGLGSAGQSEDSGSAGQSEGSGRAESSVGVPSGDLYDPATGLLAPSGRLTAVVCGDPDAAGLLAERLGGHPSEAGTSVLLGGVPLDELPLDSARTAVLVQDKDPVLLSGTLRELLDVPASGAVGAVQALAAAQCADVLAALVQGSLDADDPMDARITERGRSLSGGQRQRLALARSLFTDPEVLVLDEPTSAVDSHTEARIADGVRDLRTGRTTVVFTSSPLLLDRADRVVLVHDGEVVAVGVHRELVHKEPRYRAVVTRETDEETALGDALNHQDVLNKQDVLHGQDVLHEQDVLHEQDVLHALEEIEESA; encoded by the coding sequence GTCGTCGACCACTCCGGCCGCCGACTGGCCCTCGCCGGCGGTCTGCTGGCGGTGTGCTGCGTCGGCAACGCGGTCGGCGACACCTTCCTGCACCGCACCGCCGTCACCAACTGGATCACGGCCGCCGCGCGCGTCCAGCAGCTCCTGGCCCACAAGGCCGCGCACCTGGGCTCCGCGCTGACCCGGCGGGTCGCCGCCGGCGAGGTCGTGGCCGTCTCCACCGGTGACGTCGAGAAGATCGGCTGGTTCGTGGAGGCCTGGTCCCGGTTCACCGCGGCGGCGGTCACCATCGTCGTGGTCTGCGTCGGCATGGTCGTCTACCAGCCCGCCCTCGGCGTGGTGGTCGCCGTGGGCCTGCCGGTGCTGGCCCTCTCCGTGCTGCCGCTGCTGCCCAAGGCGACGAAACGCGCCGACTTCCAGCGTGAGAAGGCGGGCCGCGCCACGGAACTGGCCTCCGACACCGTCGCCGGTCTGCGCGTCCTGCGCGGCATCGGTGGCGAGGAGCTCTTCCTCGACCGCTACCGCAAGGCCTCCCAGGAGGTCCGCCACGCGGCCGTGCGCAGCGCCCGGATGTGGTCCCTGATCGCCGCGATCCAGGTCGTGCTGCCGGGTCTGCTGCTGATCGCGGTCGTCTGGTACGGCGTCCACCTGGCCCAACAGGGCCGGGTGGAGGTCGGCGAACTGGTCGCCGTCTACAGCTCGGTGATGATCCTGACCTATCCGCTGCGGCACTTCGAGGAGATCGCCATGGCGTACTCCTTCTCACGCCCGTCCGCCAAGCGGGCGGCGGGGGTGCTGTCGTTGGAGCGGGCCACGTCCGCTGACGGGGCGCGGGGGGCTGAGGACACCGGCGAGGTGGGGCGCTCGGAGGGCCTGGGTTCCGCTGGGCGCTCGGAGGGCCTGGGCTCCGCTGGGCAGTCGGAGGACTCGGGTTCCGCTGGGCAGTCGGAGGGCTCGGGCCGCGCGGAGAGCTCGGTGGGCGTGCCCTCCGGGGACCTGTACGACCCGGCCACCGGTCTGCTCGCCCCCTCCGGACGGCTCACCGCAGTGGTGTGCGGCGACCCGGACGCGGCGGGGCTGCTGGCCGAACGGCTCGGTGGACACCCCTCGGAGGCGGGCACATCCGTGCTGCTGGGCGGGGTGCCGCTGGACGAGCTGCCGCTCGACTCGGCGCGCACCGCCGTCCTCGTCCAGGACAAGGACCCGGTCCTGCTCTCCGGCACCCTGCGCGAACTGCTCGACGTCCCCGCCTCGGGTGCCGTCGGTGCCGTGCAGGCGCTCGCGGCCGCGCAGTGCGCCGACGTACTGGCCGCCCTGGTCCAGGGGTCCCTGGACGCCGATGACCCGATGGACGCGCGCATCACCGAACGCGGGCGCTCCCTCTCGGGCGGCCAGCGCCAGCGCCTCGCCCTGGCCCGGTCGCTGTTCACCGACCCGGAGGTCCTCGTCCTGGACGAGCCGACCTCCGCGGTCGACTCGCACACCGAGGCACGGATCGCGGACGGAGTCCGGGACCTGCGGACCGGTCGCACCACCGTGGTGTTCACGTCCTCGCCCCTGCTCCTGGACCGCGCCGACCGGGTGGTGCTCGTCCACGACGGCGAGGTCGTGGCGGTCGGCGTGCACCGGGAGCTGGTGCACAAGGAACCGCGGTACCGGGCGGTCGTGACCCGCGAGACGGACGAAGAGACCGCGCTGGGCGACGCGCTGAACCACCAAGACGTACTGAACAAGCAGGACGTACTGCACGGGCAAGACGTACTGCACGAGCAGGACGTGTTGCACGAGCAGGACGTGTTGCACGCACTGGAAGAGATCGAGGAGAGCGCATGA
- a CDS encoding type B 50S ribosomal protein L31, with translation MQQDKHPDYHEVVFRDRSAGYAFLTRSTATSDRTIEWDDGETYPVVDVEISSESHPFYTGKARTVDSEGRVAAFERRYGGGTGQGG, from the coding sequence ATGCAGCAGGACAAGCACCCCGACTACCACGAGGTCGTCTTCCGTGACCGCTCCGCCGGTTACGCCTTCCTGACCCGGTCGACCGCGACCAGCGACCGGACGATCGAGTGGGACGACGGCGAGACCTACCCGGTGGTGGACGTGGAGATCTCCTCCGAGAGCCACCCCTTCTACACCGGTAAGGCGCGCACGGTCGACTCGGAGGGCCGCGTCGCCGCCTTCGAGCGCCGGTACGGCGGCGGGACCGGCCAGGGCGGCTGA
- a CDS encoding ABC transporter ATP-binding protein, whose translation MIGVAPPAYDPAAPTTANTLPVGATATVRAYVAELFRRHRRAFGLLVGVNTVSVVASMVGPWLLGDLVERVSDGARELHLELTAGLFVVALVVQAFFVRQVRLRGSMLGEQMLADLREDFLVRSVGLPPGVLERAGTGDLLSRITTDIDRLGNAMREAVPQLAIGVVWAALLLGGLVITAPPLAAAVLLALPVLIVGCRWYFKRAPSAYRSEAAGYAAVAAALAETVDAGRTVEAHRLAARRIELSEQRIKEWTAWERYTLWLRSVLFPCINVSHVMILSSVLMVGGVFVLQGWIGVGQLTTGALIAQMLIDPVGLILRWYDELQVAQVSLARLVGVRDIEPAGGDTGLAPDGRDVDADRVHFGYLEGVDVLREVSLKVAPGTRLALVGPSGAGKSTLGRLLAGIYAPRDGRITLGGAELSRMSAERVREHVALVNQEHHVFVGSLRDNLLLARTDATDAELWAALGAVDADGWARALDDGLDTEVGSGGLTVTPAQAQQVALARLVLADPHTLVLDEATSLLDPRAARHLERSLARVLDGRTVVAIAHRLHTAHDADVIAVVENGRISELGSHEELVAADGAYAALWRSWHG comes from the coding sequence ATGATCGGCGTGGCGCCACCGGCGTACGACCCGGCGGCACCGACGACGGCGAACACACTGCCCGTCGGGGCCACCGCGACCGTACGCGCCTACGTGGCCGAACTGTTCCGCCGGCACCGCCGCGCCTTCGGACTGCTCGTCGGCGTGAACACGGTCTCGGTCGTGGCCTCCATGGTCGGGCCCTGGCTGCTCGGCGACCTCGTCGAGCGGGTCTCGGACGGGGCGCGCGAACTCCATCTGGAACTGACCGCGGGGCTGTTCGTGGTCGCGCTGGTCGTACAGGCCTTCTTCGTACGGCAGGTGCGGCTGCGCGGTTCGATGCTCGGCGAGCAGATGCTGGCCGACCTGCGCGAGGACTTCCTCGTACGGTCGGTCGGCCTGCCGCCCGGGGTCCTGGAACGGGCCGGGACCGGCGACCTGCTGTCCCGGATCACCACCGACATCGACCGGCTCGGCAACGCCATGCGCGAGGCCGTACCGCAACTCGCGATCGGTGTGGTGTGGGCGGCCCTGCTGCTCGGCGGACTCGTGATCACCGCGCCGCCGCTGGCCGCCGCCGTCCTGCTGGCCCTGCCGGTGCTGATCGTCGGCTGCCGCTGGTACTTCAAGCGGGCTCCGTCCGCCTACCGGTCGGAGGCCGCCGGGTACGCCGCCGTGGCCGCCGCGCTCGCGGAGACCGTGGACGCCGGACGCACCGTCGAGGCACACCGGCTCGCCGCCCGCCGCATCGAGCTGTCGGAGCAGCGGATCAAGGAGTGGACCGCCTGGGAGCGGTACACCCTGTGGCTGCGGTCGGTGCTCTTCCCCTGCATCAACGTCAGCCACGTGATGATCCTTTCGTCGGTGCTGATGGTCGGCGGGGTGTTCGTCCTCCAGGGGTGGATCGGGGTCGGCCAGCTCACCACGGGCGCCCTGATCGCACAGATGCTGATCGACCCGGTCGGGCTCATCCTGCGCTGGTACGACGAGCTCCAGGTGGCGCAGGTGTCGCTGGCCCGGCTGGTGGGCGTGCGGGACATCGAGCCGGCCGGGGGTGACACCGGGCTCGCGCCCGACGGGCGGGACGTGGACGCGGACCGGGTGCACTTCGGCTACCTCGAGGGTGTGGACGTGCTGCGCGAGGTGTCCCTGAAGGTCGCGCCCGGCACCCGGCTGGCGCTGGTCGGCCCCTCGGGCGCCGGCAAGTCCACCCTGGGCAGGCTGCTGGCCGGCATCTACGCGCCCCGGGACGGCCGGATCACGCTGGGCGGCGCCGAGCTGTCCCGGATGTCCGCCGAACGGGTCCGTGAGCATGTGGCTCTCGTCAACCAGGAGCACCACGTCTTCGTGGGCTCCCTGCGCGACAACCTCCTGCTCGCCCGGACGGACGCCACGGACGCCGAGCTGTGGGCGGCGCTCGGCGCGGTCGACGCGGACGGGTGGGCGCGGGCGCTCGACGACGGCCTCGACACCGAGGTCGGCTCGGGCGGCCTGACCGTCACCCCGGCCCAGGCCCAGCAGGTCGCACTGGCCCGCCTGGTCCTGGCCGACCCGCACACGCTGGTCCTCGACGAGGCGACGTCGCTGCTCGACCCCCGGGCCGCCCGTCACCTGGAACGCTCCCTTGCCCGCGTCCTCGACGGCCGCACGGTCGTCGCCATCGCCCACCGTCTCCACACCGCCCACGACGCGGACGTCATCGCCGTCGTCGAGAACGGCCGCATCAGCGAGCTGGGCAGCCACGAGGAGCTGGTAGCGGCGGACGGCGCGTACGCGGCGTTGTGGAGGTCCTGGCACGGGTGA
- a CDS encoding DUF5709 domain-containing protein has protein sequence MDSSDGWGDDVYQPDGSEIQDDAGLLDAEDTLEDDGVDDPLDRGWSPPDRPWAVEHTGVTAAERRRGETLDQRLAEELPDSVPFDGDGIGDADGTDGELLDNEVGAMRSGRLVAPDEGAHEDEESALIATDVGIDGAAASAEEAAMHIVDEDSRSG, from the coding sequence GTGGACAGCTCCGACGGATGGGGAGACGACGTCTACCAGCCCGACGGCTCCGAGATCCAGGACGACGCGGGTCTGCTCGACGCGGAGGACACCCTGGAGGACGACGGGGTCGACGACCCCCTGGACCGCGGCTGGTCCCCGCCGGACAGACCGTGGGCCGTGGAGCACACCGGTGTCACCGCCGCGGAACGCCGACGGGGCGAGACACTGGACCAGCGGCTCGCCGAGGAGCTCCCCGACTCCGTGCCGTTCGACGGCGACGGCATCGGCGACGCCGACGGCACCGACGGCGAGCTCCTGGACAACGAGGTCGGCGCGATGCGCTCCGGCCGTCTCGTGGCCCCCGACGAAGGGGCGCACGAGGACGAGGAGAGCGCGCTGATCGCCACGGACGTGGGCATCGACGGCGCCGCGGCGTCCGCGGAGGAGGCCGCGATGCACATCGTGGACGAGGATTCCCGGTCCGGCTGA